A single region of the Brachypodium distachyon strain Bd21 chromosome 3, Brachypodium_distachyon_v3.0, whole genome shotgun sequence genome encodes:
- the LOC100823190 gene encoding NAC domain-containing protein 83 — MESSPVVLVRQGQGEEQAEVLRALPPGFRFRPTDEELVLQYLRRKALGFPLPAAVVPDLPRLHSLDPWDILTPGESEGEKYFFALRPSAARRTAAASGWWKPEGRERAVVAVCRSGRSHLVGVKRALAFVPRAHRGKKGSSSSSSSPAPALTAGWVMHEYRLALPPHHKNGCYLAQSGSEEWVVCRVFRRDTRPSSLSRRHTPAGHATMPMPASPSTSSSSSLSSSTSSCVTSGGSGSSSDDDDLQEEASS, encoded by the exons ATGGAGAGTTCGCCGGTGGTGCTGGTGAGGCAAGGGCAGGGCGAGGAGCAGGCGGAGGTGCTgcgcgcgctgccgccggggtTCCGGTTCCGGCCGACGGACGAGGAACTGGTGCTGCAGTACCTCCGCCGCAAGGCCCTGGGCTtcccgctccccgccgccgtcgtccccgacctcccccgcctccactCCCTCGACCCCTGGGACATCCTCACACCCG GGGAGAGTGAGGGGGAGAAGTACTTCTTCGCGCTGCGGCCGTCGGCGGccaggaggacggcggcggcgagcgggtGGTGGAAGCcggaggggagggagagggcggtggtggcggtgtgCCGGAGCGGGCGGAGCCACCTCGTCGGGGTCAAGAGGGCCCTGGCGTTCGTGCCCCGAGCACACAGGGGCAAGAAGGGCTCCtcgtcttcatcttcttctccggcgccggcgttgACGGCAGGCTGGGTCATGCACGAGTACCGCCTCGCCCTGCCGCCGCACCACAAGAAT GGTTGCTACTTGGCTCAGTCTGGATCTGAAGAATGGGTGGTGTGCCGGGTCTTCAGGAGGGACACGCGGCCATCGTCGTTGTCGAGGCGACACAcgccggccggccacgccACAATGCCGATGCCAGCATCGCCGTCaacatcgtcgtcgtcgtccttgTCCTCGTCGACGTCTAGCTGCGTCacgagcggcggcagcggcagctcgagtgACGATGATGACCTGCAAGAAGAGGCCAGCAGCTAG